CGGTGATCATGATGTTTTTAGCCGTGTGCTCGGTGGAGATGAACTCGAAGACCTTGGTGCGGTAACCGGCCCATTCCAGAAGCATGGCTCGCAGTGAATCGGTCACGAACTCGGCCTGGCGTTCTTGGAAAATGCCGTGGCGGAGAGCGTCGGTGAGAACGGGCGGTGCGGTGAGTTGCGCACGCAGTTCCTTCTGGCAGCAGGGTGAAACGACGAGGAGGCGCGCACCGGCGGTGATACCTTTGATCAGTGCGTCGTCGGTCGCGGTGTCGCAGGCGTGCAGGGCGACGAGCACGTCGAGACGTTCGAGCACGGTCGAGGCGATGTCGCCGGCGGCGAAACTCAGGTGAAGCGCGAGTCCGTGCGTGCGCGAGAGGTCGTTGCAGAGTTGCACGAGCTCGGGGCGGAATTCGATGCCGGTGACTTCGGCACGCGGGCCGAGATGCGCGGCGAGGGCGAAGGTGAGGTAGCCTTTGCCGCAGCCCATGTCGGCGATGCGGATGGGGGCGGGAGAAGGTTGAGAGTTGAGCGTTGAGAGTTGAGAGACGGAGTCGGCGGACGGGAGGAGTTCGGACTCGGTTAGGAGTTGGGAGAGGAGTTCGGTGAACTTTTGGATCTGGCGGAATTTATGCGCCATGCCTTCGCGGGGGAGTCCGCGGTCGTTGGTGACGCCGAGGTCGCGCAGCCACGGAGCGTCTCCGGCGATGAGATGAGCTTTTGCGCGATCGTGGGTTTCAGCGACGGGCGTCGGGGCGGTCGACGCGGTTTTCACGGAGAGACGTGCGGTGCCGTCGGCGCGGGTTTCGAACTGGGCGTTTTGTGCGGGAGTGAACAGATGCGCGTCGAGAAAGTCAGAGCCGAGGAGTGGCTCGATCAGCGCAAGCGCTTCGGCGGGCGGGTGGTTTTTGGTGATGTCGCGCGTGGCGTGCCGCCAGAGCAGCGAGAGGTGCGGGCCGGACTTCAGCGTGACCGGCCGCACGAAGAGATTGTTCAGCGTGGCGTCGGCGC
This portion of the Rariglobus hedericola genome encodes:
- a CDS encoding class I SAM-dependent methyltransferase, with product MSAPDARLRFLDLLRSAVHDGTLVKLTLGKHRGADATLNNLFVRPVTLKSGPHLSLLWRHATRDITKNHPPAEALALIEPLLGSDFLDAHLFTPAQNAQFETRADGTARLSVKTASTAPTPVAETHDRAKAHLIAGDAPWLRDLGVTNDRGLPREGMAHKFRQIQKFTELLSQLLTESELLPSADSVSQLSTLNSQPSPAPIRIADMGCGKGYLTFALAAHLGPRAEVTGIEFRPELVQLCNDLSRTHGLALHLSFAAGDIASTVLERLDVLVALHACDTATDDALIKGITAGARLLVVSPCCQKELRAQLTAPPVLTDALRHGIFQERQAEFVTDSLRAMLLEWAGYRTKVFEFISTEHTAKNIMITAIKTGHARGADTALATRIRTFAAFYGIHRHSLATHLGFSL